The Ketobacter alkanivorans genome includes the window TACAGTACGAATGTACCAGAATACAGCTCAATGTAGATCATGAAATAAACAAAACCCGATAAATGGTGAAATGCCTTGATCTTATCGGTAAACCCTATAGCCTGAGCTGAATTTTGTTTTGTCACTTATCTCAGATAGCTGGCCGAGCCTCACTAGACTAACTGGATAAGCATGACTTCACCTGTTCGAGTTCGTTACCAAACCATCGAGTTTGGCGGCATTGACATCCATATCTGCACCCTGCGTGATAATCAACAATTCCACGATCCCGACGGTATCGCTGAAAGCCTTGGCATATCATCCGCTGCCTGGCCCATATTTGGGGTGATCTGGCCATCCAGCCTGGTACTGGCCAATTACGTTGCTGATTACAAAACGGAAGGCCTGAGAATTTTAGAAATCGGCTGCGGTATGGCGTTATCCAGCCTGTTGTTGAACAAGCAAAATGCCGATATTACGGCCACCGACAATCACCCGGAAGCAGAGAGTTTTTTAGAAAGAAACACCCTGCTGAACGCAGGAAAACCCATCGAATACGAGCGCGTTGATTGGGCTGATTCGGCAGACACGCTGGGCCGCTTTGATCTGATTATTGGCAGCGACCTGTTATATGAAGATGACCACGTCAATTTGATATCTGATTTTATTGAAAATCACGCCAACCCAGCCTGTGAAATCATCTTGGTCGATCCCGGACGGGGACGCAAAAGCAAACTGAGCAAAAAAATGGCTGAGTACGGCTTCAGCAGTTTATATCTGAAGCCAGCCCACACCGAGTATCTCGAATCTGAATTCAAAGGCCACATTTTGCGCTTCAGTCGAGAGCCGCAAAACCAAAGCTCCTAAAATACTCGATTGGAAAATAATACATTCTAGGCAGGAAATTATGTCCGCAGGGGACTAATGCGGGCAAAAAAAAGCGGCTGGGGTTTTCACCGCAGCCGCTTTTCTTAGGCAAGGCTTACTTTGAGGTACGCTTGCGCTCGTTCTCTTTAAGTAACTTCTTACGAATGCGGATGGACACAGGTGTCACTTCCACCAGTTCGTCTTTATCGATAAAGTCCAGCGCCTGCTCCAACGAATATCGAATCGGCGGTGTCAGCACGATGTTCTCATCGGTACCTGCTGCACGAATGTTGGTCAGCTGCTTAGCCTTAGTGGGGTTTACCACCAAATCGTTGCCGCGGGAATGAATCCCAATCACCTGCCCTTCATACACTTCAACGGCAGGATCGATCATCAAGCGGCCGCGCTCCTGCAGGTTGAACAGTGCGTAACCCAGGGTTTTTCCGGTAATCATGGAGATCAGCACGCCGTTCTGACGCTTGCTTACTTCACCCTCTTTCATCTCTCCGTAGTGAGAGAAAGTGGAGTTCATGATGCCAGTACCGGAGGTGAGCGTAAGAAACTCTGAGCGGAAACCAATCAAGCCACGGGAAGGCGCAATGAAATCCATCCGCACACGGCCTTTACCATCGGGCACCATGTCGTTCATTTCTGCTTTGCGTAACCCCAACTGCTCCATGATCGAGCCCTGATGCTGCTCTTCAATGTCAATCATCAACTGCTCGAAGGGCTCCTGCTTTTCACCATCGATTTCTTTGATGATTACTTCAGGGCTGCCCACAGCCATCTCAAAACCTTCGCGACGCATATTTTCGATCAGTACGGACAGGTGCAGCTCACCCCGACCAGACACACGGAAACGGTCAGGACTGTCGGTGTCTTCAACGCGCAATGCAACGTTATGAATCAATTCTTTCTCTAAACGCTCACGGATATTGCGCGAGGTAACAAACTTACCTTCTTTTCCGGCAAACGGTGATGTGTTTACCTGGAAGATCATGCTGACGGTCGGTTCGTCGACGGTCAGCGGTGGCAACGCTTCTGGTTTTTCCGGCGCACACAGGGTATCGGAGATGAACAGCTCATCAATACCGGTAATGCAAACGATGTCGCCCGCTTCAGCTTCAGGCACGTCAACACGATCTAAGCCCATGTGTCCCATAATTTTCAGTATCTTACCGTTACGGACTTTGCCTTCGCGATCCACAACCTTTACTGGGGAGCCGGCTTTGATTTTACCGCGCTTGATGCGACCGATACCGATTACACCCAGAAAGCTGGAGTAATCCAAGGAGCTGATCTGCATCTGGAAGGGGCCGTCCAAATCCACCTCAGGGGGAGACACCTTATCCACCACGGCCTCAAACAATGGGCTCATATCTTCAGCCATGTTATCGGCATC containing:
- a CDS encoding class I SAM-dependent methyltransferase — its product is MTSPVRVRYQTIEFGGIDIHICTLRDNQQFHDPDGIAESLGISSAAWPIFGVIWPSSLVLANYVADYKTEGLRILEIGCGMALSSLLLNKQNADITATDNHPEAESFLERNTLLNAGKPIEYERVDWADSADTLGRFDLIIGSDLLYEDDHVNLISDFIENHANPACEIILVDPGRGRKSKLSKKMAEYGFSSLYLKPAHTEYLESEFKGHILRFSREPQNQSS
- the typA gene encoding translational GTPase TypA gives rise to the protein MIEKIRNIAIIAHVDHGKTTLVDKLLQQSGTLGRKDEGERVMDSNDLEKERGITILAKNTAIRWNDYHINIVDTPGHADFGGEVERVMSMVDSVLLLVDAVDGPMPQTRFVTQKAFAQGLNPIVVINKIDRPGARPDWVMDQVFDLFDRLGATDKQLDFPVIYASALNGIAGTDADNMAEDMSPLFEAVVDKVSPPEVDLDGPFQMQISSLDYSSFLGVIGIGRIKRGKIKAGSPVKVVDREGKVRNGKILKIMGHMGLDRVDVPEAEAGDIVCITGIDELFISDTLCAPEKPEALPPLTVDEPTVSMIFQVNTSPFAGKEGKFVTSRNIRERLEKELIHNVALRVEDTDSPDRFRVSGRGELHLSVLIENMRREGFEMAVGSPEVIIKEIDGEKQEPFEQLMIDIEEQHQGSIMEQLGLRKAEMNDMVPDGKGRVRMDFIAPSRGLIGFRSEFLTLTSGTGIMNSTFSHYGEMKEGEVSKRQNGVLISMITGKTLGYALFNLQERGRLMIDPAVEVYEGQVIGIHSRGNDLVVNPTKAKQLTNIRAAGTDENIVLTPPIRYSLEQALDFIDKDELVEVTPVSIRIRKKLLKENERKRTSK